The Paenibacillus tianjinensis genome has a window encoding:
- a CDS encoding cytidine deaminase produces MEVEISIEDQTLIASAKEIIRKRYAWERHHVSAALRTKTGEIFTAVHLEANLPRVSVCAEAMVIGKAISEGYQEFDTIVAVRHPDPDSEDREIKVVSPCGMCRELIADYAKDYKVIVPAEGTLAKVDILELLPLRYARYVTVSDSNSRNGNYTY; encoded by the coding sequence ATGGAAGTTGAGATTTCGATTGAGGACCAGACCCTGATAGCTTCTGCTAAAGAGATTATCAGAAAACGATACGCATGGGAGCGGCATCATGTCAGTGCGGCGTTGCGCACGAAGACGGGGGAGATTTTTACAGCTGTTCATCTGGAGGCAAATCTGCCGCGGGTTAGCGTATGTGCCGAGGCAATGGTTATCGGTAAAGCGATTTCCGAGGGGTACCAGGAGTTCGACACCATTGTTGCCGTAAGGCACCCGGATCCGGACAGTGAGGATAGAGAGATCAAGGTTGTATCGCCATGCGGGATGTGCCGGGAGCTGATCGCGGATTACGCCAAGGATTACAAGGTGATTGTACCTGCGGAAGGGACCCTGGCCAAAGTGGATATTCTTGAGCTTTTGCCGCTGCGGTATGCGAGGTATGTGACAGTAAGTGACAGCAATAGCCGTAATGGTAATTATACATATTGA
- a CDS encoding WGxxGxxG family protein: MKKLITSLACGTVLSLSLLGSGYAANAAGTGGGMGTTVPDTGTTGTRTQGVREMNGTGTHLMNQGNTMMNQTTGTMRKGENMVRDAVTPGDNNRVSPLNNTTQTGRYRATSTTTNANNNDDNDSNWGWLGLVGLLGLAGMRSRSTDRDRR; the protein is encoded by the coding sequence TTGAAGAAGCTGATCACAAGCCTGGCATGCGGTACCGTGTTATCCCTTAGCCTGCTGGGATCCGGTTATGCAGCCAATGCAGCTGGTACTGGCGGAGGAATGGGCACAACGGTTCCCGATACCGGAACAACCGGCACAAGAACACAAGGAGTACGTGAGATGAACGGTACTGGTACCCATCTGATGAATCAGGGCAATACCATGATGAATCAGACCACAGGAACCATGCGTAAAGGCGAGAACATGGTGAGGGACGCGGTCACTCCGGGCGATAACAATAGGGTCTCTCCGCTGAACAACACAACGCAGACCGGCAGATACCGGGCCACCAGTACAACCACCAATGCCAACAACAATGATGACAACGACTCGAACTGGGGCTGGCTCGGCTTAGTCGGCCTCCTGGGGCTGGCCGGCATGCGCAGCAGAAGCACTGATCGTGACCGCCGCTAG
- a CDS encoding 2-phosphosulfolactate phosphatase produces the protein MYFDQSSYEIKLDWGRRGARAAAERGDIVIIVDVLSFSSTVVTAVQHKANIYPYPPPINETAKAYAKELGAEMVWGRSEAIRVGGHSLSPLSFSSADYARDFVLCSLNGAACTWIAAQVPALLVGCLLNASAVADTANRLKLEMDVNITVIPCGEKWSDVMEGEDELRPGIEDYLGAGLILSRLAGTKSPEAEVCIGAVKSSGHRIRDLIWESASGRELRERGYEDDVTYSCQADISYAVPMLQENRFVNAGDPV, from the coding sequence GTGTATTTTGATCAGTCATCTTATGAAATTAAGCTGGACTGGGGACGGAGAGGGGCCAGGGCAGCAGCAGAGCGCGGGGACATTGTGATTATTGTTGACGTGCTTAGCTTCTCGTCTACGGTAGTAACGGCGGTTCAGCATAAAGCCAATATTTATCCGTATCCTCCGCCGATTAATGAAACCGCTAAAGCTTATGCCAAGGAGCTTGGTGCCGAAATGGTCTGGGGGAGATCAGAAGCTATAAGAGTGGGGGGCCACTCCTTATCGCCGTTGTCCTTCAGCTCAGCCGACTATGCCCGTGACTTTGTATTATGTTCCTTGAACGGAGCAGCCTGTACATGGATTGCAGCACAAGTGCCGGCTCTGCTTGTCGGATGCCTTTTAAATGCTTCTGCTGTTGCAGATACCGCGAACCGGCTGAAGCTTGAAATGGACGTGAATATTACGGTAATCCCCTGCGGCGAGAAGTGGTCGGATGTTATGGAGGGGGAGGATGAACTGCGCCCGGGCATCGAGGATTACCTGGGTGCAGGTCTGATTCTCTCCCGGTTAGCCGGAACGAAATCTCCGGAAGCTGAGGTGTGCATTGGCGCTGTGAAGTCCTCCGGTCACCGGATCAGGGATTTGATCTGGGAATCTGCCAGCGGCCGTGAACTGCGGGAACGCGGATATGAAGATGATGTCACGTACTCCTGCCAAGCAGATATCAGCTATGCGGTACCAATGCTGCAAGAAAATAGGTTTGTAAATGCCGGCGATCCCGTTTAA
- a CDS encoding RNA polymerase sigma factor, translating to MQRFMSRPGNDVIKSYENYSKMLFRIALVHLGNRQDAEEATQDTFIKLMEKAPEFKDAEHQKAWLIRVLTNTCKTSLGRGWRKREIKLEGAEPLIADSPEDLAMLQLVLALPVKYKTVIHLYYYEDYPVQEISKILKISESAVKMRLKRGRQLLKLELEGAEPE from the coding sequence ATGCAGCGATTCATGTCCCGGCCGGGGAATGATGTGATAAAGAGTTATGAAAACTACTCAAAAATGCTGTTCCGGATTGCCCTGGTTCATCTGGGCAACCGCCAGGATGCCGAGGAAGCCACTCAGGACACCTTCATCAAGCTTATGGAGAAAGCGCCGGAGTTCAAGGATGCCGAACATCAAAAGGCATGGCTGATCCGTGTACTCACCAACACTTGCAAAACATCGCTGGGCAGAGGCTGGCGTAAGCGCGAGATTAAGCTGGAGGGTGCCGAGCCGCTTATAGCGGACAGTCCTGAGGATTTGGCAATGCTACAGCTGGTGCTGGCCCTGCCCGTAAAATATAAGACTGTTATCCATTTGTATTATTACGAGGATTATCCCGTCCAGGAGATCAGTAAGATACTGAAGATCAGTGAGTCCGCCGTGAAGATGAGGCTTAAACGGGGACGGCAGCTGTTAAAACTGGAGCTGGAAGGAGCGGAACCGGAGTGA
- a CDS encoding LexA family transcriptional regulator, translated as MLDDTARKLLRIMCHFRSHFGRMPQLKELARLSGRREAQVMSGLRELALQGFIQWQPPQPVEAAVILIAWESPEPGAKVTGSGSGHWTD; from the coding sequence ATGCTGGATGATACTGCCCGCAAGCTGCTGCGGATTATGTGTCACTTCAGAAGCCACTTCGGGCGGATGCCGCAGCTTAAGGAGCTTGCTAGGCTTAGCGGGCGGAGGGAGGCTCAAGTGATGTCCGGCCTTCGTGAGCTGGCACTGCAGGGGTTTATCCAATGGCAGCCGCCCCAGCCCGTAGAGGCAGCGGTAATTCTCATTGCCTGGGAAAGTCCGGAACCAGGGGCAAAAGTGACCGGCAGCGGCAGCGGTCACTGGACCGATTGA
- a CDS encoding YjfB family protein — protein sequence MDIAALSIAMRQASLQQAVGLQVMSIAKNTAELQGQNMAQMLQQSPHPDLGKTLDIQV from the coding sequence ATGGACATTGCCGCTCTATCCATTGCAATGAGGCAGGCGTCCTTACAGCAGGCTGTCGGGCTGCAGGTCATGAGTATTGCCAAGAATACCGCTGAGCTTCAAGGGCAGAATATGGCCCAAATGCTCCAGCAGAGCCCTCATCCGGACCTTGGAAAAACACTTGATATTCAGGTTTAA
- a CDS encoding class I SAM-dependent methyltransferase: MQEQLARANKVAWESKAYQAWVEHHGSPEEQASKLKMDPQHPLRYWLKYLGNPSGKKVINLLGSHGMKAIALALLGAEVTVVDISEENCKYAGEVAAAAGIPLNYICSDVLHIPDEETLGQFDIVLMEFGILHYFTDLNDIFALVNRRLGANGRLMLTDFHPFARTWRTTVNLQHPTGNYFDDTVREGEIAFAKLLPEKERSGLGKVLTRGWTVGDIITAVAANGLYIRTFEEIPNAQDPSFPEFYTLIADKCEVPLKSLRIGPDEG, translated from the coding sequence ATGCAGGAACAACTGGCACGTGCGAATAAGGTGGCTTGGGAATCGAAGGCATATCAGGCTTGGGTAGAGCATCACGGATCTCCGGAAGAGCAGGCTAGTAAATTAAAAATGGACCCGCAGCACCCTTTGCGTTATTGGTTAAAGTACCTTGGTAATCCATCAGGAAAGAAAGTAATCAATCTGCTGGGTTCCCATGGCATGAAGGCGATCGCGTTAGCCCTGTTGGGCGCTGAGGTTACCGTGGTCGATATTTCAGAGGAAAACTGTAAGTATGCCGGTGAGGTTGCGGCTGCTGCGGGGATTCCTTTGAACTATATCTGCTCAGATGTATTGCATATCCCGGATGAAGAGACGCTGGGCCAATTTGATATTGTATTGATGGAGTTTGGAATTTTGCATTATTTTACAGATCTAAATGATATTTTTGCTTTGGTCAACAGAAGATTAGGCGCAAATGGCCGGCTGATGTTAACGGACTTTCATCCGTTTGCCAGGACATGGAGGACAACGGTAAATCTCCAGCATCCGACAGGGAATTATTTTGACGACACGGTCCGGGAAGGTGAAATAGCTTTTGCCAAGCTGCTTCCTGAAAAAGAGCGTTCTGGACTGGGTAAGGTTTTGACGCGGGGATGGACGGTTGGCGATATTATAACGGCAGTGGCCGCTAACGGGTTATATATCCGTACCTTTGAAGAAATACCTAATGCCCAGGACCCGAGCTTTCCGGAATTTTATACGCTGATTGCGGATAAATGTGAGGTTCCGCTGAAGAGCTTACGGATCGGTCCGGATGAAGGCTAA
- a CDS encoding ImmA/IrrE family metallo-endopeptidase — MQSYYQMTALENWTEDLYQRLQVRQPSDISVNYIAERLNIWVHYLDVRSKSIEASAGMYTMFLDNRLPPELQRLEFLHELCHLLRHAGSRSLMPGHFTQAQQDESERFILYAAMPYSMISARPLPELREDAIHYIATTFQVPEELAMQRIDQIQRRVFQGQLMAVLEKNEDRNLIHHRHIR; from the coding sequence ATGCAGTCTTATTACCAAATGACCGCCCTGGAGAATTGGACCGAGGATTTATATCAGCGTTTGCAAGTGCGGCAGCCGTCGGACATATCGGTTAATTACATCGCCGAACGGCTGAATATCTGGGTTCATTATCTGGATGTACGCAGCAAGAGCATTGAGGCCTCTGCCGGGATGTACACCATGTTTTTAGACAACCGGCTCCCCCCCGAGCTGCAGCGCCTGGAATTTCTCCATGAGCTTTGCCATCTGCTCCGTCATGCCGGAAGCCGCAGTCTGATGCCCGGACACTTTACACAGGCTCAGCAGGACGAATCGGAGCGGTTTATTCTTTATGCGGCTATGCCCTACTCCATGATCTCTGCCAGACCGTTGCCGGAGCTACGCGAGGATGCCATTCACTACATTGCCACAACGTTTCAGGTTCCGGAGGAACTGGCCATGCAGCGGATTGACCAGATTCAGAGGCGGGTATTCCAGGGGCAATTGATGGCTGTGCTGGAAAAAAACGAAGACAGAAATCTCATCCATCACCGGCATATCCGGTAA
- a CDS encoding glycosyl hydrolase, protein MEQRILRDLLDSASRLVNDVRWQASFRSLVMEPADTALALPAKSLLKKLYSLQGKGIISGQHDYLESPDEYSNKLKNTGGFYPGLHGYELGAISNQTEAVIAGQRQAVVDSAVRWHKAGGIVTMSYHANLPGTAPAWSNVSMSLSEADFARYITPGTVQYKALLADLDKTALSLQQLSNAGVPVLWRPYHEMNGGWFWWGQKSRFSELWNLMFERYTEVHGLHNLLWVWSPNAKNQWSGEPADYYPGAGRVDVLALDIYDGDFKASHHDGLWDLGRGKLIAIGENGELPSPAVLARSQSKWSYQMTWGKLLYEKNTDTVIKAYMKNSFVITRDEYKVKPAGTEITTAAGVKGEYFNNNTLSGAPVLVRTDPAVNFVWRQSSPDPAVASDNFSVRWSGWLKADFSESYTIYSSSDDGIRVWIDGGLVIDSWIKQSGQERKGSANLTVGRLHELRVEYFENQGDAKAVLMWESPSQPKVIIPAGAYVLAD, encoded by the coding sequence ATGGAACAACGCATCCTCCGGGATCTGCTCGACTCGGCGTCACGGCTGGTCAACGATGTCCGCTGGCAGGCGTCCTTCCGCAGCTTGGTGATGGAGCCTGCCGATACGGCTCTTGCGCTCCCGGCGAAGAGCTTGCTGAAGAAGCTGTATTCGCTGCAGGGCAAAGGCATCATCAGCGGACAGCATGATTATCTGGAGAGTCCGGATGAGTACAGCAATAAGCTGAAGAATACAGGAGGATTCTATCCCGGACTTCACGGCTATGAGCTGGGGGCCATCAGCAACCAGACAGAGGCGGTTATTGCCGGCCAGCGGCAGGCGGTGGTGGACAGTGCCGTTCGCTGGCATAAGGCCGGGGGAATCGTGACGATGAGCTATCATGCGAATCTGCCGGGGACGGCTCCGGCCTGGTCCAATGTCTCCATGAGCCTCAGCGAGGCTGACTTTGCAAGATATATAACACCGGGTACTGTTCAATATAAAGCGCTGCTGGCAGATCTCGACAAAACGGCGCTGTCCTTACAACAACTGAGCAATGCAGGTGTTCCTGTCCTGTGGAGACCGTATCACGAGATGAACGGGGGATGGTTCTGGTGGGGGCAGAAAAGCCGCTTCTCCGAGCTGTGGAACCTTATGTTCGAACGGTACACGGAGGTTCACGGGCTGCACAATTTGCTGTGGGTATGGAGTCCGAATGCCAAGAATCAGTGGTCGGGCGAGCCTGCGGACTACTATCCCGGTGCCGGCAGGGTAGACGTACTAGCCCTTGATATTTATGATGGAGATTTCAAGGCAAGCCACCATGACGGATTGTGGGACCTGGGACGCGGCAAGCTGATCGCTATAGGGGAAAACGGAGAGCTGCCTTCTCCGGCAGTCCTTGCAAGATCCCAGAGCAAATGGTCCTACCAGATGACCTGGGGCAAGCTGCTGTATGAGAAGAATACAGACACTGTGATTAAGGCTTATATGAAGAACAGTTTTGTAATCACCCGGGATGAATATAAGGTTAAGCCTGCGGGAACGGAAATAACAACTGCAGCGGGAGTTAAAGGGGAGTATTTCAACAATAATACACTAAGCGGAGCTCCGGTACTGGTTCGTACAGATCCGGCGGTCAACTTCGTCTGGAGACAGTCCAGTCCTGATCCGGCGGTAGCCTCCGACAACTTCTCTGTGCGCTGGAGCGGCTGGCTGAAAGCGGACTTCAGCGAGAGCTATACGATTTATTCTTCTTCGGATGACGGCATCCGGGTGTGGATTGACGGTGGATTGGTGATTGACAGCTGGATTAAGCAGAGCGGGCAGGAGCGAAAAGGCAGCGCGAATCTGACCGTCGGCAGACTGCATGAGCTGAGGGTAGAGTACTTCGAAAACCAGGGCGATGCCAAAGCAGTACTGATGTGGGAAAGCCCCAGCCAGCCCAAAGTCATTATTCCAGCCGGGGCCTATGTTCTTGCCGACTGA
- a CDS encoding YolD-like family protein: protein MSKKLEDRGLLERKSRISKEELETLRRGKLLLDAQKLEEIECTLALSLRTHVRVTVILYDPSGNKLLNGFVTSIHTHSREIKLQWAEEWKWINVDDIVEVYIV from the coding sequence ATGAGCAAAAAGCTGGAGGATCGTGGTCTGCTTGAGCGTAAGAGCCGGATTAGCAAGGAGGAGCTGGAGACACTGCGCCGCGGCAAGCTGCTGCTGGATGCGCAGAAGCTGGAGGAAATCGAGTGTACACTGGCGCTGTCGCTGCGGACTCATGTCCGAGTAACAGTGATTCTATATGATCCCTCCGGGAACAAGCTGCTGAACGGATTTGTTACCTCCATTCATACCCACTCGCGGGAAATTAAGCTGCAGTGGGCAGAGGAATGGAAATGGATTAACGTAGACGACATCGTAGAGGTATACATAGTCTAG
- a CDS encoding pirin family protein, whose amino-acid sequence MEQSAVKRDISEVRKVVLNQVSAIHSAGPVLEPGNWAKHDPFLLMMEDKFQKGSFDIHPHRGMETVTYVISGQIEHYDTHSGEGGVLGPGDVQWMTAGSGVEHNEVPSEGMTAHSLQLWVNLPKVHKMTTPRYQNLKSGDMPVRQEAGAAIKVFSGSSKGVAGPTRNYVPVTMVEMTIEPGYTVTQDLPGSYNGFIYVLEGDGTFGNNKAAASEGHVLWLGEGGSGESEVEITAGEKLRVLLYAGEPVREPVVARGPFVMNTEREITVAFSEYRQGTFLK is encoded by the coding sequence ATGGAACAATCTGCAGTTAAAAGAGATATAAGTGAAGTCAGAAAGGTTGTTCTAAACCAGGTGAGTGCAATCCATTCGGCAGGGCCGGTACTTGAACCGGGAAATTGGGCGAAGCATGATCCTTTTCTGCTGATGATGGAGGATAAGTTTCAGAAGGGATCCTTTGACATCCACCCGCACCGCGGAATGGAGACGGTAACGTATGTGATCTCTGGACAGATTGAACATTACGACACCCACAGCGGGGAAGGCGGGGTGCTCGGGCCGGGGGACGTGCAGTGGATGACGGCAGGCAGCGGAGTTGAGCATAATGAAGTGCCCTCTGAAGGGATGACTGCGCATTCCCTGCAGCTTTGGGTGAATCTGCCGAAGGTGCACAAGATGACTACGCCGCGTTATCAGAATTTGAAAAGCGGGGATATGCCTGTACGGCAGGAAGCTGGCGCAGCCATAAAAGTTTTCTCCGGATCTTCCAAGGGAGTGGCTGGTCCAACCCGCAACTATGTTCCGGTAACGATGGTGGAGATGACTATTGAGCCGGGTTATACAGTCACGCAGGATTTGCCGGGCAGCTACAACGGGTTCATCTATGTTCTTGAAGGCGACGGAACCTTTGGAAACAACAAAGCAGCGGCTTCTGAAGGCCATGTCTTATGGCTTGGTGAAGGCGGCAGCGGAGAAAGTGAAGTGGAAATTACGGCGGGAGAGAAGCTGCGAGTGCTGTTATATGCAGGTGAACCTGTCCGCGAACCGGTAGTCGCCAGAGGACCGTTCGTTATGAATACGGAAAGAGAGATTACGGTGGCGTTCAGTGAGTACCGGCAGGGGACTTTTTTGAAATAA
- a CDS encoding M15 family metallopeptidase, whose amino-acid sequence MLTLDQVKSKSAGWLGKLHPVLLAGASALIQRCYAKGIPIVITQGMRTIAEQNALYAQGRTTKGNIVTNARGGSSYHNYGLAIDFALLLPDGKSISWDTSRDGNNDRIADWQQVAQEAKKLGFAWGGDWTSFKDYSHLEMTFGLTTEQLRAGKQPTVQQVKDALALINGTGSETDPAISVTLNGVKITSGFLENGTTFAPVRAVAEALGAKVSYDPVNRTVNLVRE is encoded by the coding sequence ATGCTGACTTTAGATCAGGTGAAGAGTAAATCAGCAGGCTGGCTGGGCAAGCTTCATCCCGTGCTGCTGGCTGGTGCGAGTGCGCTAATCCAAAGGTGCTACGCCAAAGGAATTCCGATCGTCATTACCCAAGGGATGCGGACTATTGCTGAGCAGAATGCGCTTTATGCGCAAGGCCGGACAACGAAAGGAAACATTGTAACTAATGCCAGAGGAGGCAGCAGCTACCACAATTATGGTCTGGCGATTGATTTTGCCTTGCTTCTGCCGGACGGGAAAAGCATTTCCTGGGATACCTCCCGTGACGGGAATAACGATAGGATTGCGGACTGGCAGCAGGTGGCGCAGGAGGCGAAGAAGCTCGGCTTCGCATGGGGCGGGGACTGGACTTCTTTTAAAGACTATTCTCATCTGGAGATGACCTTCGGGCTTACCACTGAGCAGCTCCGGGCCGGTAAACAGCCGACGGTGCAGCAGGTGAAGGATGCCTTAGCCCTGATTAATGGAACCGGCAGCGAGACGGATCCGGCCATCAGTGTCACATTGAATGGAGTCAAGATTACCAGCGGTTTTCTCGAGAACGGAACAACCTTCGCGCCTGTACGGGCAGTGGCCGAGGCGCTTGGAGCCAAAGTATCTTATGATCCGGTGAACAGGACAGTAAACCTCGTCAGGGAATAA
- a CDS encoding YjcZ family sporulation protein, producing the protein MGAEYGCGCGNNVGGVNQGPPAVMPVVSPWTSTSAILVLFILLVIITKACIF; encoded by the coding sequence ATGGGTGCAGAGTATGGTTGCGGTTGCGGAAATAACGTTGGCGGGGTGAACCAGGGACCTCCGGCGGTTATGCCGGTTGTAAGCCCATGGACCTCAACGAGTGCCATTCTGGTGCTGTTCATTTTGCTGGTAATTATCACCAAAGCCTGTATATTCTAA
- a CDS encoding PH domain-containing protein, whose amino-acid sequence MPYCTSCGAEYKQGAKFCGECGAGTDTAASAAPRRPAGGSASGGSPETELWQGKPAGLYDRLKGLIGLNTTRYTITSQRIIVKTGLIGKDLEEIELLRVNDFSVDQTLPDRLLGIGTLTVFSDDASSPQLLFRKIRKVLTVKDVLRKAVRDEKTANNISYREQI is encoded by the coding sequence ATGCCTTATTGCACCAGCTGTGGCGCTGAATATAAGCAAGGCGCCAAATTCTGCGGAGAATGCGGAGCGGGAACGGACACCGCTGCTTCAGCGGCCCCGCGCCGTCCTGCGGGCGGCTCCGCCTCCGGGGGAAGCCCGGAAACCGAGCTCTGGCAGGGCAAGCCTGCCGGCCTCTATGACCGGCTTAAGGGCCTGATTGGCCTCAACACGACCAGATATACGATTACCAGCCAGCGGATTATCGTGAAGACGGGACTCATCGGCAAAGATCTGGAAGAAATTGAGCTGCTGCGGGTCAATGACTTCTCGGTGGATCAGACCCTTCCGGACCGCCTGCTCGGCATCGGGACTCTGACTGTATTCTCCGATGACGCTTCGTCCCCGCAGCTGCTTTTCCGCAAAATCCGCAAGGTGCTCACGGTTAAGGATGTGCTGCGCAAAGCGGTTCGTGACGAAAAAACCGCCAACAATATCAGCTACCGCGAACAGATTTGA
- a CDS encoding NucA/NucB deoxyribonuclease domain-containing protein, which translates to MKKQKFISTLIIILLLVLVAYWFEENNPPVTPPSTDDSEIVQLEFPADRYPETAEHIQEAIESGESAVCTISREDAEENRKESLSGVPTKKGYDRDEWPMAMCAEGGSGADIEYITPSDNRGAGSWVGNQLEGYADGTRVEFMFK; encoded by the coding sequence GTGAAAAAACAGAAATTCATCTCCACTCTGATCATCATTCTACTGCTGGTCCTGGTGGCTTACTGGTTTGAGGAAAATAACCCGCCCGTCACGCCACCTTCTACAGATGACTCTGAAATTGTACAGCTGGAGTTCCCGGCAGACCGTTATCCCGAAACCGCCGAGCATATCCAGGAAGCGATTGAGAGCGGTGAATCAGCCGTCTGCACTATCAGCCGGGAAGATGCCGAAGAGAACCGCAAGGAATCCTTGTCCGGTGTGCCGACCAAGAAGGGCTACGACCGCGATGAATGGCCGATGGCGATGTGTGCCGAAGGCGGCAGCGGTGCCGACATTGAATACATAACACCCAGTGACAACCGCGGGGCCGGAAGCTGGGTTGGTAATCAGCTGGAAGGTTATGCCGACGGAACCCGGGTAGAGTTCATGTTCAAGTAA
- a CDS encoding glycerol kinase, which produces MSDKVKFLSTTALSKEMGYTSKELFALMMNSGLINRENDTWVLTEQGKARGGIIKNHPQHGSFIAWDEKIKDELKLTNSNEEKLLSAVALSQHFGVSKLRMNPILSELGLLQKGVKGWLITKLGESIGGKQFEYDRNGVPYVCWEASILTNKRLLETIKELRGESVETAIENRKIETVAVGFREKYEATHRSADGHYVRSRAEMLIDNWLYMSEIVHAYERKLPIEEDVYCDFYLPVGKVYIEFWGLENDARYNERKKIKLEIYKKYGFNLIEIDDKDILNLDDIFPKKLLKFGIQAY; this is translated from the coding sequence ATGTCAGATAAGGTGAAGTTTTTATCCACAACTGCATTGTCAAAAGAAATGGGATATACATCTAAGGAGTTATTTGCCCTTATGATGAATTCAGGATTGATAAATAGAGAAAACGATACTTGGGTCCTGACGGAACAAGGGAAAGCAAGGGGAGGTATTATCAAGAATCATCCCCAGCACGGCTCATTTATAGCTTGGGATGAGAAGATTAAGGATGAATTGAAGCTGACAAATTCGAATGAAGAAAAACTTTTAAGTGCAGTAGCTTTAAGTCAACACTTTGGAGTTTCTAAGCTTCGCATGAATCCGATTTTGTCGGAACTTGGTTTATTACAAAAAGGAGTAAAGGGATGGTTAATAACTAAGCTTGGCGAGAGTATAGGCGGAAAACAGTTTGAATATGACCGGAATGGCGTACCTTATGTATGCTGGGAAGCAAGTATATTAACAAACAAGCGGCTACTTGAAACGATAAAGGAGTTACGTGGTGAAAGTGTAGAGACAGCAATTGAGAATAGAAAGATCGAGACAGTTGCTGTAGGCTTTAGAGAAAAGTATGAAGCAACTCATAGGTCGGCAGATGGGCACTATGTAAGATCAAGAGCAGAGATGCTTATTGATAATTGGTTGTATATGTCTGAGATTGTACATGCATATGAAAGAAAGCTACCCATTGAGGAAGATGTTTATTGTGATTTTTATCTACCTGTTGGCAAAGTATACATAGAGTTTTGGGGTTTGGAAAATGATGCTAGATATAATGAGAGGAAAAAAATCAAGCTGGAGATATACAAAAAGTATGGATTTAACTTAATTGAGATTGATGATAAAGATATATTGAATTTAGATGACATCTTTCCCAAGAAACTACTGAAGTTTGGCATTCAGGCGTATTAA